The Mycolicibacterium aurum genome segment TCTTGCGAATACAGCCGGATGCACACACCCGGCGCGGTGCGACCGGACCGGCCCGCACGCTGCGCCGCCGAGGCCTGCGAGATCGGCTCGATCGGCAGTCGCTGTACCTTGGTCCTGCGGCTGTAGCGCGAGATGCGGGCGGTGCCGGGATCGACGACGTACCTGACCCCGGGAACGGTCAGCGATGTCTCGGCGACGTTGGTGGCCAACACGATTCGGCGCGCGGTGCGGGCCGGCTGGAACACCTTCTGCTGCTCGGCTGTCGGCAACCTGGCGTACAGCGGCAACACCTCGGTGTGGGACGGGTCGGTGACCGCTCGCAACGCCTCTGCGGTGTCCCGGATCTCCCGCTCACCGGACAGGAACACCAGTACGTCCCCGGGCGGTTCGGCCTCCAGCTCGGCCACCGCGTCGACGATGGCCTCCGTCGGATCACGCAGCTCGGTGCGCACCACCTCGTGGTCGGGATCGTCGGGGTCCTCGTCGCCCGGGATCGGAACCGTCACTTCCAGTGGGCGGTAACGGATTTCGACCGGGTACGTGCGACCGCTGACTTCGACTATCGGGGCGTTGCCGAAGTGCGCCGCAAAGCGCGCCGGTTCGATGGTCGCCGACGTCACGATCACCTTCAGGTCGGGCCGCCGCGGCAGCAGCTGCCGCAGGTAGCCGAGCAGGAAGTCGATGTTGAGGCTGCGCTCGTGGGCCTCGTCGATGATCAGGGTGTCGTACCGCAGCAGGCGGCGGTCCCGCTGCACCTCGGCCAGCAGGATCCCGTCGGTCATCAGCTTGACGAGGGTGCGATCGCCGGCCTGGTCGGTGAATCGCACGGTGTATCCGACCGCTTCGCCCAGCGGTGTGCCCAGTTCCTCGGCGATGCGGGCGGCCACGGTGCGGGCGGCCAGCCGGCGTGGCTGTGTGTGCCCGATGGTGCCGCGGATGCCCCGGCCGAGCTCGAGGCAGATCTTCGGCAGCTGCGTGGTCTTGCCCGAACCGGTCTCGCCCGCCACGATCACCACCTGATTCGCGGCGATGGCCGCAGCGATCTCGTCCCGGCGCTCCGTCACGGGCAACTCGGGGTAGGTGATGGCCGGTACCGCGGCCAGCCGATTGGCCACCAGCGTTTCGCCCGCGCTGACCTGCTGGGCTATCCGGGCCAGCTGTTCGTCCGTGGGTTGCCGCAGCTGGCGCAGTCGCCGGCCCAGCCGGGCGGCGTCGCGCAGGGTCAGACCGTCCAGGCGTGCGCGCAACGCGCGCAGGTCGGGGGTGGGCGGTTCGGACACTCCGGCAAGGATAGGCGGCATGCCCTCATCGAGGAGGGCGGGTGCGGACGAACAACACCGTCGCCGCCAGCAGGATCTCGACCATCGCCACCGTGGTGGCCAGCCCCATCGCCGGCCCCATGTCGACGGCCGGCGCCGCAGGCAGCGCATGCACCGCCGCGCTGTGGTGGTGGCCGCCCGTCGTCAGCAGGTGCACGCCGATCATGGCGATGTTCATGACCGCCACCAGCACCCAGCTGCGGACGGTGTCGAAACGCCAGAGTTCGTATGCGCAATAGAGGCACACCGCCGCCATGGCCAGGGCCACGCCGCTGAGCGAAGTGCCGTGCAGGACAGCCGAACCCACGGCAAGCGCGGCGCCTGCGGCGCGGACGGCGGCGTTCATCGCCCGTCGGCACACTGCGGGGGCTGCATACCCAAGTAGACAACGCCTGGAGCCAAACTTCATCGCGGACAGATCTCGACTTCGGATGCAGCAAGCGCCGCGGCCCCGCTTCTGCTTAGAATCCCGCTAAGCGCATTGCCGACGGGGGTTTGCTGGTCGGCCGAACACCCAGGAGATGCCCGTGCAGTGGCGGATGTGGCTCGGCACTGCGCTGGCGGCGCTGATGGCGGCGGTCGGCGTCGCTCCCGCAGGGGCCGAGCCCGTCCCGATGCGGCCGCTCAGCGCGGACAAGACCTCCCGGGACGGCTGGCAGCTCAACATCAGGGTGGAGAACGAGATCGTCAACTCCATCCCCAACCTGGCGAACGCGCGGGACTCGCGCGAGGGTTTCGTGACGGCATCGGCGACCGCAACGGCCGTCGGCGGCGCCAACCCGATCACCGACAGCATCTTCATCCTGGGCTACCAGCTCGGCTGTCAGTCCGATGTGTCCGCGGGTCTGCAGTACGGCGGGACGGCCGGCGTCGGGCCGGTCGGGGCCATCGGTGTCGGGGGTGGTGTGTTGCCGAGCGCATCGGTCGGCCTGGATGGCGGCGCGGCCGGGTTCGTGCAGACGGTGCTGCAGCCCGGCGTGATCGTGGACCTACCGCTGTCGAACATGACGCTCAGCCCGAACGGTCAGGCCATGCTCGACATCGACAACATCCACATCAAGGCCGACGCGTGCGGCGGCGACGTCACGGTCCGGTCGTACGCCTACCTGCGGATCTCCACCGAAGCGGCACACACCCAGTTCGCTGTCTACGGCGATCCGATCAAGATCTGAGGAGCGGAGCTGTGGGGCACGTGACGCGGCACCTGCTGGCGGCATCCGTCGCCGGCGTCGCACTGTCGTTGGCGTCGCCTGCCGGCGCACAGCCGACCACGCCCGGCGCCCCCGGATATGTGCCCGGCGCGCCCGATGTCGAGCCCGGCAGCTTCTCGTATCCGTACAACGTCATCGTGGTGGGGCCGCCGCCCGCGACGGATTCGCGCGGCACCCGGATCAGCGCGTCGGTCGACACCGACATGAAATCGACCGGTCTGCCCGGCAGCAGCCTGGGCAACTCCCCGCAGGCGGACGGCCCTCTGGTGTCGTCGAACTCCCGGTACGGCATCTCCGCGGGAGCCGAACCGCCGCAGCCGGCCAACCCCGGCATCGACGCCCGGGCCGGTATCGCGGGCGAGCTGGCCGGCGAGTCGCCGACCGGTCAGCCACCGCAGACCTCAGCGCCGATCGAGTCGGACCAGCCCCAGGAGCTGAGCACCCCGGGCGGCTACCCGGCGCCGATCCTGGAGACGCCGGGAACGGTTCGCGAAGGTCCGGCCGGGGTTTTCGGGCCCGTCCCGCAGTAGCGGCGGTCAGGGGGCGTCGGGAGCCCAGTACGCCAGCATCTCGGCGAAAGTCTCGAAGGCCGCGGTGTTCACCCCGTAGGTCGCCTCGAAGTGCACGCTCAGCGGGAACCCGAGGTCACCCACCCCGTCGATGACCCGCTTGTACAGATCGACCATCAGCTTGCGGCGGCCCGCCGGGTCGGTCTCGGCGAGGGTCCGGACGAACTCCTGCTCCCGCGCGACGGCCTCGTTGCCGGGGTCCTGGATGAGCCAGTTGATCAGGCCGACCCGGCTCTCCACCTTCGGCACGAAGCCGAACGACAGCAGGATCTCGGGGCGGTGATCGGTCTTGTCGGCGAACTCGGTGAGCATGCCGACGATCGCGTCGGAGTACAGCAGCTGCGTCATCCCGTAGGTGGCGCCGCGGTCGCACTTGAAGTTGAACCGGCCGTGCTCGCCGTCGCGTGTCGGGATCAGGATCACGCCGCGGTTGTCGACGACCTCGTCGAACATCGACAGCGCGTCGGTCGGTGCCACTCCCGAGCCTTCACCGTCGCTGAGGGTGCGCGGGACACCGACGAAGGCGATTCCCTCGAACCCGCTGGCGCCAAGCTCGGTCAGCCTGCTGTGCAGCGTGGGCTCGTCCATGAACGCGGTCACCTGGGTGCACAGTCCCTTGATACCGGGCAGATCGGGCTTGATCATCGTCCAGAAGTCGAGGACATCGAGCTTGGGCTTCATCTCGATCGGACGGTCGCCGTCCTCTTCGATCATTCCCGGGATCATGACGTGCCGGACCCGGCCGGCCAGGCCCGCCTCGGCCGAACACCGCAGCACCTTCTCGGCGTCTTCGGCTGCCTGTTCGCGACCCCGCTCGACGTTCGGCGGAACGAGCTCAAGGGCGATGGTGTTCAGGCTCACAGCGTTGCTCCAGATCCGATGGCTTGTCCCCCGGCGGCCAGCAGACTTCGTCGTCGTGGCCTCGCACTCCCCCCTTGGGCGGGGAAAAATCACCATACCTGGGGCGACACCCGGCGCCTGAGTGAGCTTTCATGGGGTAGATCCCCCATGACAATGCCGCAGAAGACACACACACCCAGAAGACATCCGTTTCTCGTCGTAGCGCTGGCCCTACTCGTGAGCCTGCTGGCCGCCTGCACCGGCGTGGAGAGCCCACCCGGGGCCACGTCGGCCACCACCACCACCGGTTCACCGTTCGACCCGACGACATCACGCCCACGGCCCGAGCTGACAGGTCCGCTGCTGGCCTACCGTGCCGCCGACGAGATCGGCGTGATCGAGGGCACCACCGTGGTCGGATCGGTACCGGGCACGTTCGGCCCGTCCAACGACCTGATCACCACCGAGGACGGCAAGTTCGTCTTCGCCCGGACCACCGACAATCAACTCGCTGCGCTCGACGTCGCCACCGGCACGGGCACCCTGCGCCCGGTGGCGGTCGGCCCGTCGGTTGGCACCGGCGGTGCCAGCACGATCGTGTGGTGGGAGCAGCCGAACCGGTTGATGCGGCTGGATCTGGCCGACCCGAACTCCCAGCCCGAACTGGGTCAGATCGTCGACCTGCCGCCCGTCGCCGGAGTGCGGCCGGGTGAACCGCGTCTGCTGGTCGCGCGCGGCGGCACCGCTGTGCTGGCCCGGCTGGAGGCCCCGCCCTCGCCGTTCGGCGGGCCGGACACCCTCTACGCGGTTCGCGGGCCAGGCGCGCCCGCCCCACTCGGCCAGGCCGATGCGAACAGTCCGGTCTCGGTCGCCCGGCTCAGCCCCGACGGGGCACAGCTGGCGTACGCGCTGTATCGCGGAACGGACAGCGGGTGCGGAACGGCGGCCGTGGTGACGTCCGGCGCCGACGGTACGCAGCAGACGTTCGACGTCGCGGGTGCCGATGCCAGCGCGGGCTCCCGGGTCACCAAACTGTGGTGGCCGCCTGCCGGCGCGCCCAAGCTGAGCCTGACCACCTGGCAGTGCGGCCAGCCGCAGACGTACCCGCCGGTCGTGTGGCAGGTGTCCGGTGACCAGATCGCCCAGACGACGCCGCCCACGTCCGCCCTGCAGGCCGCGGAGATCGCGCCGGGGCAGCGGGCACTGATCCTGCCGCGCAGCGACGCACCGACGGAACTCTCGGGCGCGCTGGTGTTCGAGGAGAGTTCGCGACGGATCCCGCTCAAACCGGATGTCGACGCCATCGCGGTGATCGAGCCGTCTCCGTAGGCTTGGTGGGGTGACTCTTTCGCTGCAGGGCCGGTTCGTCCGTGAGCTACCCGAGCTGACCGTGCAATGGAAGGCCGAGGAGGCACCCGAACCGCGATTGCTGACCCTCAACGAGCCCCTCGCTGCCGAACTCGGCCTCGATCCGGAGTGGCTACGCAGCCGCGACGGCCTGGGCCTCCTGGTGGGGACGATGGTCCCCGCCGATGCGACGCCCGTCGCGCAGGCCTACGCCGGTCATCAGTTCGGCGGCTTCCAGCCACGGCTGGGCGACGGTCGCGCGCTGCTGCTCGGCGAGTTGACCGACACCTCCGGGCAACTGCGCGATCTACACCTGAAGGGCTCGGGACGGACGCCGTTCGCAAGGGGCGGCGACGGGCTGGCGGCGGTCGGACCGATGCTGCGCGAGTTCATCATCAGCGAGGCGATGCACGCGCTCGGCATCCCGACCACACGCGCCCTGGCCGTGGTGGCCACCGGCAGGACCGTGTACCGGGAGACCGCACTGCCCGGCGCCGTGCTGGCCCGGGTGGCATCGAGTCATCTTCGGGTCGGCACGTTTCAGTACGCCGCGTCGACGGGCGACGCCCCCTTGCTGCGCCGGCTCGCCGACCACGCGATCGCCCGGCATCACCCGCAGGCCGCCGATGCCGAGCACCCCTACCTGGCGTTGCTCGAGGCCGTCAGTGCGGTGCAGGCGCGGCTGGTGGCACGGTGGATGCTGGTCGGCTTCATCCACGGGGTGATGAACACCGACAACATGACGATCTCGGGCGAGACCATCGACTACGGGCCCTGCGCGTTCATGGAGGCGTTCGACCCTGCGACCGTCTTCAGCTCGATCGACAGCTGGGGCCGCTACGCGTACGGCAACCAGCCGTCGATCGCACTGTGGAACCTGGCTCGTTTCGCCGAGACGCTGCTGTCGTTGCTCGCTCCCGACGCCGACGAAGCCATCGCGCTCGCCGAGGCGTCGCTGGGCAAGTTCAAGGAGACCTACGAGGCCGCGTGGACCGAGGGCATGCTGGCCAAGCTCGGCGTGCCCGGAGCCCCTCCCGAGGTCTCCGCTGCGCTGATCCAGGAGCTGCTCACGCAGTTGCAGCAGAGCGGGGTCGACCACACGTCGTTCTACCGGCGACTCGCGACGGCCGCCCGGGGTGACAGCGAACCGGTACGCGGCGAGTTCATCGACCTCGCCGGTTTCGACGCCTGGCTGGATCGGTGGCGCGCGCTGGGGCCGGATCCCGACGCGATGGACCGGGTCAACCCCGTCTATGTGCCGCGCAACCATCTCGTGGAGGAGGCGTTGACCGCTGCGACGGGCGGCGACCTGGCGCCGCTGGGACTGCTGCTCGATGCGGTGCGGTCGCCGTTCGACGAGCGCCCGCATCTTCAGCGCTATGCCGAACCTGGCGAGAAGGAGTTCAGCGCCTCCTTCCAAACGTTCTGTGGAACCTGAGCGGTACCGATAGCGTGCAACGGTGAGCGCCAACAGTGTCCGTCTCGGACTGCAGGATCTGATGTTCATCTACGGCGAGACGTCGAGTTCGAAGATGCACGTCGGCGGGCTGCTGCCGTTCACGCCGCCCGCGGATGCAGGACGCGACTACCTGCGGCAGATGGTCGACGAAGCCCGCCGGCAGGAAGTGCTGGCGCCGTGGAACCGCAAGCTCGCCAATCCGCGATTGCAGTTCAGTCCGCTGCACAGCTGGGTGACCGACCGGGATTTCGACTTCGACTATCACGTGCGGCGCTCCGCGCTGGCCAGCCCCGGTGACGAGAGGGAGCTGGGCATCCTGGTGTCGCGGCTGCACAGCAACCACCTGGATCTGACCCGGCCGCCGTGGGAGCTCCACGTCATCGAGGGTCTCGAGGGTGGTCGCTTCGCGTTGTATCTGAAGATCCACCACGCGCTCGTCGATGGTTACAGCGCGATGCGGATGCTGGGCCGCAGCATGTCGACCGATCCGGAGGACCGGCAGACCCAGATGTTCTTCAACGTGCCGGTGCCGCCGCGGGAACGCCGCGCCGTCGCGGCGGCGGAGCCTGCCAATCCCCTCACCGCGACGCTGCGCGCGCTGAGCGGGGTGGGCGCGACGGTATCCGGGGGCGTCAGTTCGGCGCTCGACCTGACGGCGGCACTGGTCAAGACGCAGATCCGGCGGGACGGCGACTACGGCCACATCGCGGGCTCCGCGTCGGCGCCGCACAGCATTCTCAATGCCCGCATCAGCCGCAATCGCCGCTTCGCCACCCAGCAGTACGAGTTCGACCGGCTCAAGAAGCTGAGTGCGCAGCATGGTTCGACGATCAACGATGTGGCGTTGGCGCTCATCGGCGGCGGACTGCGTAAGTTCCTCACCGACTTCGACAAGCTCCCGGACCGGTCGCTGGTCGCCTTCCTGCCGGTCAATGTCCGCCCCAAGGGAGACGAGGGTGGCGGCAACGCCGTGGGGGCGATCCTGGCGCCCATGGGCACCGACATCGAGGACCCGGTGGAGCGGCTGCAGGCGATCACCTCGGCGACGAGGGCGTCCAAGGCCCAGTTGCAGACGATGTCGCCTGCGGCGATCATCGCCTACAGCGCAGCGCTTCTCGCTCCTGCGGGCAGTCAGATCGCCGGGGCGTTGACGGGTGTGCAGCCACCGTGGCCCTACACCTTCAACCTGTGCGTCTCCAACGTGCCGGGACCTCGGGAGCCGTTGTACTTCAGGGGTTCTCGCCTGGAAGCCACCTACCCGGTATCCATCCCGATCCACGGCATGGCGCTGAACATCACGCTGCAGAGCTATGCCGACACCATCAACTTCGGTTTCGTCGGCTGCCGCGACCGTCTGCCGCATCTGCAGCGTCTGGCCGTGTACACCGGTGACGCCCTTGACGCACTGGAGAAGGCCTCCGAGGACTAGGCCACTAGAACGGCGGAGGGTCATCGCCGTAATCGGGTCGAGGTTCGTCGAGGAAGCTCCAGTAGTCGTCGTGCCAGGCTGTCGGCGTTGCCGCCGAAGCCTTTTCGCGTTTGCGCGCGCGTTCGAGGGCGTTGTGCCGGCGTTCGGCGGTGATGCGGGCGGCCCGGTTCTGGGCGCGGGTGCGCTGACGGGTGGGCATCATCAGGTGCCGGCCGGGGTGGGCCGGTGCCGATGGCGCCTGGCTGGGTGGTGGCGGCGGCGTGCGGGTGTTCCAACCGGGAAAGAGCAAGCGGCTGAACGGAGTTGTGGCGTAGGACAGCCCGGCGGGGGTGGTGACCACGACGGTGCCGTCGGGGTGTTGGCGGTCACGCCAGCCGGCGAGGAACGTTTTGATCGAGTGGTGTTTTCGGCAGTAGCACTTGGTATTCGCGGGGTGGGTGGCGCCGGCGGGATACGGCACGGTGTGGTCGATGTCGGCGTTGACGGCGGGCAGGTCGCACCCGGGGAAGCGGCAGGTCAGGTCTCGGGTGCGGACGAACTCTTGCAATGCGGCCGAGGGGCGGTAGCGGTGCTCGGCGGTGCAGTCCTTAAGGGCGACGAGACGGACTTTCGCGCCGTGGGCGATCAGCTCGGCCAGCAGCGGTGCAGGCACGATCGCACCGTGCAGCGACGGGATCAGCGCTGCCTTGCGCCGCGCCGGAGGTTCGGGCTTCGACGCAGCCGGTGCAGGTTCGGGCTCGGGTTGGGGTTCGGGACCGTCCATCAGCGGGTCCTCGGCAGCGTCGAGGGACTCCTTCTCGCCGACGATGTGGATCACGATGCTGCTGGCGCGCCCGTCATCGACTTTGGCGGCGCAGTCCGGGTTGTCGCATTTGCACGCGAGGAAAAACGATCCCGCGTAGACCGCGCCGGTGGCATCTGCCCGGCGCTGGTCCTTGGTGCGGGGATCGTCCTGGCACACCGACCCGATCATCGCCGCAAGCCGCTGAGCCACGATGGCGGCGTCACCGGCCGACAACCGGCCGTGCACGCTGACTGTGCCGGTGGCCGCATCGGTGCGTGACCCGACCTTCATGTAGCGGCCGCGCATCGCATCACGGGTGCGGCGTACCGCATCGGGGTCATAGTGGTCGATCCACACATCGATGGCGTGTTCGAGCTTGGTTTTCGTCAGCACCCCCCACGCGGAGGCGCGCTGGGCGACCTCGTAGTCGATGTGGGGCAGTGCGGTAGGGGTGACCAGCAACGTGCGGTCATAGATCGTGGCGATCATCGCGCCGCTGATCTGGCCGGCGAGGAACCGCGCTGCGGTCATCGGGAGGCGATCCCGCAAGGTGAGCGCGACATCGACCAGATGCACCGCCTTGCCGTGGCTGACGGTCAACGCGCACGACACGACCGCTGCGGCGGCGTCCACATCATCGACGCCGTCCAGGTCCCGCACTCCTGCGGTCGCAGCCCGGCGCTGCACCTCCGCGATCGCGGCCAACTTGCGCGCTTCCGCGGCTGCCGACGCGGCGGCCCAGCCCGAGACCGCCGCCGCCAGCGCGGCGTCGCTGGCAGCAGCCAGTTCCGTCGGCTCCGGAAGCGATCTGTCGAACATGTGTTCGAGTATGCCAGCAGCCACCGACAACTGTCGGGCCTGAAGTACTGCCAACCTCCCGACAATGGGCCTGTTCTTCTGTCGTGGACTGACAGATCCGTAGGGCAGTTTCCGGTTCTGACGTCGGGGATCTACCGTTTGACTGTGCT includes the following:
- a CDS encoding MspA family porin translates to MPVQWRMWLGTALAALMAAVGVAPAGAEPVPMRPLSADKTSRDGWQLNIRVENEIVNSIPNLANARDSREGFVTASATATAVGGANPITDSIFILGYQLGCQSDVSAGLQYGGTAGVGPVGAIGVGGGVLPSASVGLDGGAAGFVQTVLQPGVIVDLPLSNMTLSPNGQAMLDIDNIHIKADACGGDVTVRSYAYLRISTEAAHTQFAVYGDPIKI
- a CDS encoding mycobacterial-type methylenetetrahydrofolate reductase produces the protein MSLNTIALELVPPNVERGREQAAEDAEKVLRCSAEAGLAGRVRHVMIPGMIEEDGDRPIEMKPKLDVLDFWTMIKPDLPGIKGLCTQVTAFMDEPTLHSRLTELGASGFEGIAFVGVPRTLSDGEGSGVAPTDALSMFDEVVDNRGVILIPTRDGEHGRFNFKCDRGATYGMTQLLYSDAIVGMLTEFADKTDHRPEILLSFGFVPKVESRVGLINWLIQDPGNEAVAREQEFVRTLAETDPAGRRKLMVDLYKRVIDGVGDLGFPLSVHFEATYGVNTAAFETFAEMLAYWAPDAP
- a CDS encoding lactonase family protein, producing MTMPQKTHTPRRHPFLVVALALLVSLLAACTGVESPPGATSATTTTGSPFDPTTSRPRPELTGPLLAYRAADEIGVIEGTTVVGSVPGTFGPSNDLITTEDGKFVFARTTDNQLAALDVATGTGTLRPVAVGPSVGTGGASTIVWWEQPNRLMRLDLADPNSQPELGQIVDLPPVAGVRPGEPRLLVARGGTAVLARLEAPPSPFGGPDTLYAVRGPGAPAPLGQADANSPVSVARLSPDGAQLAYALYRGTDSGCGTAAVVTSGADGTQQTFDVAGADASAGSRVTKLWWPPAGAPKLSLTTWQCGQPQTYPPVVWQVSGDQIAQTTPPTSALQAAEIAPGQRALILPRSDAPTELSGALVFEESSRRIPLKPDVDAIAVIEPSP
- a CDS encoding protein adenylyltransferase SelO, which produces MTLSLQGRFVRELPELTVQWKAEEAPEPRLLTLNEPLAAELGLDPEWLRSRDGLGLLVGTMVPADATPVAQAYAGHQFGGFQPRLGDGRALLLGELTDTSGQLRDLHLKGSGRTPFARGGDGLAAVGPMLREFIISEAMHALGIPTTRALAVVATGRTVYRETALPGAVLARVASSHLRVGTFQYAASTGDAPLLRRLADHAIARHHPQAADAEHPYLALLEAVSAVQARLVARWMLVGFIHGVMNTDNMTISGETIDYGPCAFMEAFDPATVFSSIDSWGRYAYGNQPSIALWNLARFAETLLSLLAPDADEAIALAEASLGKFKETYEAAWTEGMLAKLGVPGAPPEVSAALIQELLTQLQQSGVDHTSFYRRLATAARGDSEPVRGEFIDLAGFDAWLDRWRALGPDPDAMDRVNPVYVPRNHLVEEALTAATGGDLAPLGLLLDAVRSPFDERPHLQRYAEPGEKEFSASFQTFCGT
- a CDS encoding WS/DGAT/MGAT family O-acyltransferase translates to MSANSVRLGLQDLMFIYGETSSSKMHVGGLLPFTPPADAGRDYLRQMVDEARRQEVLAPWNRKLANPRLQFSPLHSWVTDRDFDFDYHVRRSALASPGDERELGILVSRLHSNHLDLTRPPWELHVIEGLEGGRFALYLKIHHALVDGYSAMRMLGRSMSTDPEDRQTQMFFNVPVPPRERRAVAAAEPANPLTATLRALSGVGATVSGGVSSALDLTAALVKTQIRRDGDYGHIAGSASAPHSILNARISRNRRFATQQYEFDRLKKLSAQHGSTINDVALALIGGGLRKFLTDFDKLPDRSLVAFLPVNVRPKGDEGGGNAVGAILAPMGTDIEDPVERLQAITSATRASKAQLQTMSPAAIIAYSAALLAPAGSQIAGALTGVQPPWPYTFNLCVSNVPGPREPLYFRGSRLEATYPVSIPIHGMALNITLQSYADTINFGFVGCRDRLPHLQRLAVYTGDALDALEKASED
- a CDS encoding HNH endonuclease signature motif containing protein; this encodes MFDRSLPEPTELAAASDAALAAAVSGWAAASAAAEARKLAAIAEVQRRAATAGVRDLDGVDDVDAAAAVVSCALTVSHGKAVHLVDVALTLRDRLPMTAARFLAGQISGAMIATIYDRTLLVTPTALPHIDYEVAQRASAWGVLTKTKLEHAIDVWIDHYDPDAVRRTRDAMRGRYMKVGSRTDAATGTVSVHGRLSAGDAAIVAQRLAAMIGSVCQDDPRTKDQRRADATGAVYAGSFFLACKCDNPDCAAKVDDGRASSIVIHIVGEKESLDAAEDPLMDGPEPQPEPEPAPAASKPEPPARRKAALIPSLHGAIVPAPLLAELIAHGAKVRLVALKDCTAEHRYRPSAALQEFVRTRDLTCRFPGCDLPAVNADIDHTVPYPAGATHPANTKCYCRKHHSIKTFLAGWRDRQHPDGTVVVTTPAGLSYATTPFSRLLFPGWNTRTPPPPPSQAPSAPAHPGRHLMMPTRQRTRAQNRAARITAERRHNALERARKREKASAATPTAWHDDYWSFLDEPRPDYGDDPPPF